Proteins encoded within one genomic window of Anastrepha ludens isolate Willacy chromosome 4, idAnaLude1.1, whole genome shotgun sequence:
- the LOC128860729 gene encoding T-related protein isoform X5 has product MTTSHILSAVDPAGMSGSTNHNNNNTMANISSDNTSVAGQHHNANSNSNGGHSRAPSPQHIHHNIAASSSGNGGRGVGIGIGVGSGMSGSINPLGAPLAANRSPGMERNLHVSLDDRELWLRFQNLTNEMIVTKNGRRMFPVVKISTSGLDPAAMYTVLLEFVQVDTHRWKYVNGEWCHADYPQVPGGKAEVPPANPIYVHPESPNFGAHWMKEPISFAKVKLTNKTNGNGQIMLNSLHKYEPRVHLVRVGSEQRHVVTYAFPETQFIAVTAYQNEEVTSLKIKYNPFAKAFLDAKERPDTLYSHETPYGWLIPPPTHYTSVAQAPPPPPPSLAVSNSPLGMGCDRYGRALGSRGTHGTRASPYTRPRLVSSTSGTNSPGPGSGGVMNGSTGSASPPQQPPSAPHTPTSIQSTHTTNLGVAASNVGMTSSANAVGSFSGFSSSYTQSSFMPVEPSSSMLSYAGTWQSNGGYWSSPAPVTGVPPTAVPVNASQGSNVGRSMSSAHNSPSPTNGGSPNYTSPSPGYTIHHLTPHPSHQYNVAQTAAAAAHAVDMYQNATPAQSYAAPPTHQVYHPTPTSPTHQLYTNVLNAPTALSYAGSSWHNGGGAEYGLYQNAAYGYQPEYIPLLSDLGFY; this is encoded by the exons ATGACCACCTCGCACATTTTGTCTGCTGTCGATCCGGCTGGTATGAGCGGCTCAACAaaccataacaacaacaacaccatggCGAATATTAGTAGTGATAACACCAGTGTTGCCGGCCAACATCATAAtgccaacagcaacagcaatggCGGACACTCAAGAGCGCCTTCGCCGCAACATATACATCATAACATAGCTGCCAGCAGCAGCGGCAATGGGGGTCGTGGTGTTGGCATTGGCATTGGCGTAGGCAGCGGCATGAGCGGCAGCATAAATCCTCTCGGCGCACCACTGGCGGCAAATCGGAGTCCCGGCATGGAGAGAAATCTACATGTCAGCCTCGATGATCGTGAACTGTGGCTACGCTTTCAGAATCTCACCAATGAAATGATCGTTACGAAAAACGGCAG ACGCATGTTTCCGGTGGTCAAGATTAGCACTTCCGGTCTGGATCCAGCTGCCATGTACACAGTTCTGCTGGAGTTCGTGCAGGTGGATACACATCGCTGGAAGTATGTTAACGGCGAGTGG TGTCATGCGGATTATCCTCAGGTTCCCGGTGGCAAGGCGGAGGTACCCCCTGCGAATCCCATCTACGTGCATCCCGAGTCACCGAATTTCGGCGCTCACTGGATGAAGGAGCCGATTTCGTTTGCGAAAGTGAAGTTGACGAATAAAACGAATGGGAATGGTCAGATTATGCTGAACTCCTTGCATAAGTATGAGCCGCGTGTGCATTTGGTGCGTGTGGGCTCAGAACAGCGCCATGTGGTCACTTATGCCTTTCCGGAGACACAATTCATTGCGGTGACCGCCTATCAGAATGAAGAGGTCACCTCGTTGAAGATCAAATACAACCCATTTGCAAAAGCCTTTCTAGATGCAAAG GAGCGTCCCGACACATTGTACTCGCACGAGACACCTTACGGCTGGTTAATACCACCACCGACTCATTATACTAGCGTTGCACAAGCGCCCCCACCACCGCCACCCAGTTTGGCAGTGTCAAATTCTCCGCTGGGCATGGGTTGTGACCGCTATGGACGTGCTCTCGGTAGCCGCGGAACACATGGAACACGCGCCTCGCCGTACACTCGACCGCGACTTGTTTCGAGCACATCTGGCACCAACTCGCCAGGCCCTGGCAGTGGTGGTGTGATGAATGGTAGCACCGGCAGCGCTTCGCCACCACAGCAGCCGCCTTCAGCTCCACATACTCCAACTAGCATACAATCCACACACACCACCAATTTGGGCGTCGCCGCCAGCAATGTTGGCATGACCAGCTCAGCAAATGCAGTCGGCTCTTTTTCAGGCTTTTCCAGTTCCTATACGCAATCCAGTTTTATGCCGGTAGAGCCGAGTTCCTCAATGCTTTCATACGCGGGTACTTGGCAGAGCAATGGCGGTTATTGGAGTTCACCAGCGCCGGTGACCGGCGTGCCACCAACAGCAGTACCGGTGAATGCCAGTCAAGGCAGCAACGTTGGCCGATCGATGAGTT CTGCACACAATTCTCCATCGCCAACAAATGGAGGTTCACCCAATTACACCAGTCCTTCTCCTGGCTACACCATTCACCATCTCACACCTCATCCTTCCCATCAATATAATGTGGCACAAACGGCGGCAGCTGCAGCACATGCAGTGGATATGTACCAGAACGCCACGCCCGCACAGTCCTACGCTGCGCCCCCTACGCATCAAGTGTACCATCCAACGCCCACCTCCCCCACGCACCAGCTGTACACGAACGTATTGAATGCGCCAACGGCGTTGAGCTATGCGGGCAGCTCCTGGCATAACGGCGGCGGCGCGGAATACGGACTGTATCAGAATGCAGCTTACGGCTATCAACCGGAGTATATCCCGTTGTTGTCTGATTTGGG TTTTTATTGA
- the LOC128860729 gene encoding T-related protein isoform X2 — protein MTTSHILSAVDPAGMSGSTNHNNNNTMANISSDNTSVAGQHHNANSNSNGGHSRAPSPQHIHHNIAASSSGNGGRGVGIGIGVGSGMSGSINPLGAPLAANRSPGMERNLHVSLDDRELWLRFQNLTNEMIVTKNGRRMFPVVKISTSGLDPAAMYTVLLEFVQVDTHRWKYVNGEWCHADYPQVPGGKAEVPPANPIYVHPESPNFGAHWMKEPISFAKVKLTNKTNGNGQIMLNSLHKYEPRVHLVRVGSEQRHVVTYAFPETQFIAVTAYQNEEVTSLKIKYNPFAKAFLDAKRPDTLYSHETPYGWLIPPPTHYTSVAQAPPPPPPSLAVSNSPLGMGCDRYGRALGSRGTHGTRASPYTRPRLVSSTSGTNSPGPGSGGVMNGSTGSASPPQQPPSAPHTPTSIQSTHTTNLGVAASNVGMTSSANAVGSFSGFSSSYTQSSFMPVEPSSSMLSYAGTWQSNGGYWSSPAPVTGVPPTAVPVNASQGSNVGRSMSSAHNSPSPTNGGSPNYTSPSPGYTIHHLTPHPSHQYNVAQTAAAAAHAVDMYQNATPAQSYAAPPTHQVYHPTPTSPTHQLYTNVLNAPTALSYAGSSWHNGGGAEYGLYQNAAYGYQPEYIPLLSDLGYTSHPLEPVEVSKTLEDSQAAIYKSPQQTGSDGGSSSVLTLECTNLKAQSPSVAVKLEAIDSVVTPSHERSSAAASATATSVVTASPNTPGGAWTPLTPPQSALQ, from the exons ATGACCACCTCGCACATTTTGTCTGCTGTCGATCCGGCTGGTATGAGCGGCTCAACAaaccataacaacaacaacaccatggCGAATATTAGTAGTGATAACACCAGTGTTGCCGGCCAACATCATAAtgccaacagcaacagcaatggCGGACACTCAAGAGCGCCTTCGCCGCAACATATACATCATAACATAGCTGCCAGCAGCAGCGGCAATGGGGGTCGTGGTGTTGGCATTGGCATTGGCGTAGGCAGCGGCATGAGCGGCAGCATAAATCCTCTCGGCGCACCACTGGCGGCAAATCGGAGTCCCGGCATGGAGAGAAATCTACATGTCAGCCTCGATGATCGTGAACTGTGGCTACGCTTTCAGAATCTCACCAATGAAATGATCGTTACGAAAAACGGCAG ACGCATGTTTCCGGTGGTCAAGATTAGCACTTCCGGTCTGGATCCAGCTGCCATGTACACAGTTCTGCTGGAGTTCGTGCAGGTGGATACACATCGCTGGAAGTATGTTAACGGCGAGTGG TGTCATGCGGATTATCCTCAGGTTCCCGGTGGCAAGGCGGAGGTACCCCCTGCGAATCCCATCTACGTGCATCCCGAGTCACCGAATTTCGGCGCTCACTGGATGAAGGAGCCGATTTCGTTTGCGAAAGTGAAGTTGACGAATAAAACGAATGGGAATGGTCAGATTATGCTGAACTCCTTGCATAAGTATGAGCCGCGTGTGCATTTGGTGCGTGTGGGCTCAGAACAGCGCCATGTGGTCACTTATGCCTTTCCGGAGACACAATTCATTGCGGTGACCGCCTATCAGAATGAAGAGGTCACCTCGTTGAAGATCAAATACAACCCATTTGCAAAAGCCTTTCTAGATGCAAAG CGTCCCGACACATTGTACTCGCACGAGACACCTTACGGCTGGTTAATACCACCACCGACTCATTATACTAGCGTTGCACAAGCGCCCCCACCACCGCCACCCAGTTTGGCAGTGTCAAATTCTCCGCTGGGCATGGGTTGTGACCGCTATGGACGTGCTCTCGGTAGCCGCGGAACACATGGAACACGCGCCTCGCCGTACACTCGACCGCGACTTGTTTCGAGCACATCTGGCACCAACTCGCCAGGCCCTGGCAGTGGTGGTGTGATGAATGGTAGCACCGGCAGCGCTTCGCCACCACAGCAGCCGCCTTCAGCTCCACATACTCCAACTAGCATACAATCCACACACACCACCAATTTGGGCGTCGCCGCCAGCAATGTTGGCATGACCAGCTCAGCAAATGCAGTCGGCTCTTTTTCAGGCTTTTCCAGTTCCTATACGCAATCCAGTTTTATGCCGGTAGAGCCGAGTTCCTCAATGCTTTCATACGCGGGTACTTGGCAGAGCAATGGCGGTTATTGGAGTTCACCAGCGCCGGTGACCGGCGTGCCACCAACAGCAGTACCGGTGAATGCCAGTCAAGGCAGCAACGTTGGCCGATCGATGAGTT CTGCACACAATTCTCCATCGCCAACAAATGGAGGTTCACCCAATTACACCAGTCCTTCTCCTGGCTACACCATTCACCATCTCACACCTCATCCTTCCCATCAATATAATGTGGCACAAACGGCGGCAGCTGCAGCACATGCAGTGGATATGTACCAGAACGCCACGCCCGCACAGTCCTACGCTGCGCCCCCTACGCATCAAGTGTACCATCCAACGCCCACCTCCCCCACGCACCAGCTGTACACGAACGTATTGAATGCGCCAACGGCGTTGAGCTATGCGGGCAGCTCCTGGCATAACGGCGGCGGCGCGGAATACGGACTGTATCAGAATGCAGCTTACGGCTATCAACCGGAGTATATCCCGTTGTTGTCTGATTTGGG CTACACCTCGCATCCGCTTGAACCCGTCGAAGTTTCAAAAACTCTCGAAGATTCGCAGGCCGCCATCTACAAGTCGCCTCAGCAAACTGGCAGTGACGGCGGCAGCAGCTCAGTGCTTACTTTGGAATGCACCAACTTAAAGGCACAGTCGCCTTCGGTTGCTGTGAAATTGGAGGCCATCGACAGCGTAGTCACACCCAGTCATGAGCGCAGCTCAGCGGCTGCAAGTGCGACGGCCACATCGGTTGTAACTGCTAGCCCGAACACGCCAGGCGGTGCGTGGACGCCGCTCACCCCACCACAGAGTGCGCTGCAGTAG
- the LOC128860729 gene encoding T-related protein isoform X3: MTTSHILSAVDPAGMSGSTNHNNNNTMANISSDNTSVAGQHHNANSNSNGGHSRAPSPQHIHHNIAASSSGNGGRGVGIGIGVGSGMSGSINPLGAPLAANRSPGMERNLHVSLDDRELWLRFQNLTNEMIVTKNGRRMFPVVKISTSGLDPAAMYTVLLEFVQVDTHRWKYVNGEWVPGGKAEVPPANPIYVHPESPNFGAHWMKEPISFAKVKLTNKTNGNGQIMLNSLHKYEPRVHLVRVGSEQRHVVTYAFPETQFIAVTAYQNEEVTSLKIKYNPFAKAFLDAKERPDTLYSHETPYGWLIPPPTHYTSVAQAPPPPPPSLAVSNSPLGMGCDRYGRALGSRGTHGTRASPYTRPRLVSSTSGTNSPGPGSGGVMNGSTGSASPPQQPPSAPHTPTSIQSTHTTNLGVAASNVGMTSSANAVGSFSGFSSSYTQSSFMPVEPSSSMLSYAGTWQSNGGYWSSPAPVTGVPPTAVPVNASQGSNVGRSMSSAHNSPSPTNGGSPNYTSPSPGYTIHHLTPHPSHQYNVAQTAAAAAHAVDMYQNATPAQSYAAPPTHQVYHPTPTSPTHQLYTNVLNAPTALSYAGSSWHNGGGAEYGLYQNAAYGYQPEYIPLLSDLGYTSHPLEPVEVSKTLEDSQAAIYKSPQQTGSDGGSSSVLTLECTNLKAQSPSVAVKLEAIDSVVTPSHERSSAAASATATSVVTASPNTPGGAWTPLTPPQSALQ, translated from the exons ATGACCACCTCGCACATTTTGTCTGCTGTCGATCCGGCTGGTATGAGCGGCTCAACAaaccataacaacaacaacaccatggCGAATATTAGTAGTGATAACACCAGTGTTGCCGGCCAACATCATAAtgccaacagcaacagcaatggCGGACACTCAAGAGCGCCTTCGCCGCAACATATACATCATAACATAGCTGCCAGCAGCAGCGGCAATGGGGGTCGTGGTGTTGGCATTGGCATTGGCGTAGGCAGCGGCATGAGCGGCAGCATAAATCCTCTCGGCGCACCACTGGCGGCAAATCGGAGTCCCGGCATGGAGAGAAATCTACATGTCAGCCTCGATGATCGTGAACTGTGGCTACGCTTTCAGAATCTCACCAATGAAATGATCGTTACGAAAAACGGCAG ACGCATGTTTCCGGTGGTCAAGATTAGCACTTCCGGTCTGGATCCAGCTGCCATGTACACAGTTCTGCTGGAGTTCGTGCAGGTGGATACACATCGCTGGAAGTATGTTAACGGCGAGTGG GTTCCCGGTGGCAAGGCGGAGGTACCCCCTGCGAATCCCATCTACGTGCATCCCGAGTCACCGAATTTCGGCGCTCACTGGATGAAGGAGCCGATTTCGTTTGCGAAAGTGAAGTTGACGAATAAAACGAATGGGAATGGTCAGATTATGCTGAACTCCTTGCATAAGTATGAGCCGCGTGTGCATTTGGTGCGTGTGGGCTCAGAACAGCGCCATGTGGTCACTTATGCCTTTCCGGAGACACAATTCATTGCGGTGACCGCCTATCAGAATGAAGAGGTCACCTCGTTGAAGATCAAATACAACCCATTTGCAAAAGCCTTTCTAGATGCAAAG GAGCGTCCCGACACATTGTACTCGCACGAGACACCTTACGGCTGGTTAATACCACCACCGACTCATTATACTAGCGTTGCACAAGCGCCCCCACCACCGCCACCCAGTTTGGCAGTGTCAAATTCTCCGCTGGGCATGGGTTGTGACCGCTATGGACGTGCTCTCGGTAGCCGCGGAACACATGGAACACGCGCCTCGCCGTACACTCGACCGCGACTTGTTTCGAGCACATCTGGCACCAACTCGCCAGGCCCTGGCAGTGGTGGTGTGATGAATGGTAGCACCGGCAGCGCTTCGCCACCACAGCAGCCGCCTTCAGCTCCACATACTCCAACTAGCATACAATCCACACACACCACCAATTTGGGCGTCGCCGCCAGCAATGTTGGCATGACCAGCTCAGCAAATGCAGTCGGCTCTTTTTCAGGCTTTTCCAGTTCCTATACGCAATCCAGTTTTATGCCGGTAGAGCCGAGTTCCTCAATGCTTTCATACGCGGGTACTTGGCAGAGCAATGGCGGTTATTGGAGTTCACCAGCGCCGGTGACCGGCGTGCCACCAACAGCAGTACCGGTGAATGCCAGTCAAGGCAGCAACGTTGGCCGATCGATGAGTT CTGCACACAATTCTCCATCGCCAACAAATGGAGGTTCACCCAATTACACCAGTCCTTCTCCTGGCTACACCATTCACCATCTCACACCTCATCCTTCCCATCAATATAATGTGGCACAAACGGCGGCAGCTGCAGCACATGCAGTGGATATGTACCAGAACGCCACGCCCGCACAGTCCTACGCTGCGCCCCCTACGCATCAAGTGTACCATCCAACGCCCACCTCCCCCACGCACCAGCTGTACACGAACGTATTGAATGCGCCAACGGCGTTGAGCTATGCGGGCAGCTCCTGGCATAACGGCGGCGGCGCGGAATACGGACTGTATCAGAATGCAGCTTACGGCTATCAACCGGAGTATATCCCGTTGTTGTCTGATTTGGG CTACACCTCGCATCCGCTTGAACCCGTCGAAGTTTCAAAAACTCTCGAAGATTCGCAGGCCGCCATCTACAAGTCGCCTCAGCAAACTGGCAGTGACGGCGGCAGCAGCTCAGTGCTTACTTTGGAATGCACCAACTTAAAGGCACAGTCGCCTTCGGTTGCTGTGAAATTGGAGGCCATCGACAGCGTAGTCACACCCAGTCATGAGCGCAGCTCAGCGGCTGCAAGTGCGACGGCCACATCGGTTGTAACTGCTAGCCCGAACACGCCAGGCGGTGCGTGGACGCCGCTCACCCCACCACAGAGTGCGCTGCAGTAG
- the LOC128860729 gene encoding T-related protein isoform X1, which produces MTTSHILSAVDPAGMSGSTNHNNNNTMANISSDNTSVAGQHHNANSNSNGGHSRAPSPQHIHHNIAASSSGNGGRGVGIGIGVGSGMSGSINPLGAPLAANRSPGMERNLHVSLDDRELWLRFQNLTNEMIVTKNGRRMFPVVKISTSGLDPAAMYTVLLEFVQVDTHRWKYVNGEWCHADYPQVPGGKAEVPPANPIYVHPESPNFGAHWMKEPISFAKVKLTNKTNGNGQIMLNSLHKYEPRVHLVRVGSEQRHVVTYAFPETQFIAVTAYQNEEVTSLKIKYNPFAKAFLDAKERPDTLYSHETPYGWLIPPPTHYTSVAQAPPPPPPSLAVSNSPLGMGCDRYGRALGSRGTHGTRASPYTRPRLVSSTSGTNSPGPGSGGVMNGSTGSASPPQQPPSAPHTPTSIQSTHTTNLGVAASNVGMTSSANAVGSFSGFSSSYTQSSFMPVEPSSSMLSYAGTWQSNGGYWSSPAPVTGVPPTAVPVNASQGSNVGRSMSSAHNSPSPTNGGSPNYTSPSPGYTIHHLTPHPSHQYNVAQTAAAAAHAVDMYQNATPAQSYAAPPTHQVYHPTPTSPTHQLYTNVLNAPTALSYAGSSWHNGGGAEYGLYQNAAYGYQPEYIPLLSDLGYTSHPLEPVEVSKTLEDSQAAIYKSPQQTGSDGGSSSVLTLECTNLKAQSPSVAVKLEAIDSVVTPSHERSSAAASATATSVVTASPNTPGGAWTPLTPPQSALQ; this is translated from the exons ATGACCACCTCGCACATTTTGTCTGCTGTCGATCCGGCTGGTATGAGCGGCTCAACAaaccataacaacaacaacaccatggCGAATATTAGTAGTGATAACACCAGTGTTGCCGGCCAACATCATAAtgccaacagcaacagcaatggCGGACACTCAAGAGCGCCTTCGCCGCAACATATACATCATAACATAGCTGCCAGCAGCAGCGGCAATGGGGGTCGTGGTGTTGGCATTGGCATTGGCGTAGGCAGCGGCATGAGCGGCAGCATAAATCCTCTCGGCGCACCACTGGCGGCAAATCGGAGTCCCGGCATGGAGAGAAATCTACATGTCAGCCTCGATGATCGTGAACTGTGGCTACGCTTTCAGAATCTCACCAATGAAATGATCGTTACGAAAAACGGCAG ACGCATGTTTCCGGTGGTCAAGATTAGCACTTCCGGTCTGGATCCAGCTGCCATGTACACAGTTCTGCTGGAGTTCGTGCAGGTGGATACACATCGCTGGAAGTATGTTAACGGCGAGTGG TGTCATGCGGATTATCCTCAGGTTCCCGGTGGCAAGGCGGAGGTACCCCCTGCGAATCCCATCTACGTGCATCCCGAGTCACCGAATTTCGGCGCTCACTGGATGAAGGAGCCGATTTCGTTTGCGAAAGTGAAGTTGACGAATAAAACGAATGGGAATGGTCAGATTATGCTGAACTCCTTGCATAAGTATGAGCCGCGTGTGCATTTGGTGCGTGTGGGCTCAGAACAGCGCCATGTGGTCACTTATGCCTTTCCGGAGACACAATTCATTGCGGTGACCGCCTATCAGAATGAAGAGGTCACCTCGTTGAAGATCAAATACAACCCATTTGCAAAAGCCTTTCTAGATGCAAAG GAGCGTCCCGACACATTGTACTCGCACGAGACACCTTACGGCTGGTTAATACCACCACCGACTCATTATACTAGCGTTGCACAAGCGCCCCCACCACCGCCACCCAGTTTGGCAGTGTCAAATTCTCCGCTGGGCATGGGTTGTGACCGCTATGGACGTGCTCTCGGTAGCCGCGGAACACATGGAACACGCGCCTCGCCGTACACTCGACCGCGACTTGTTTCGAGCACATCTGGCACCAACTCGCCAGGCCCTGGCAGTGGTGGTGTGATGAATGGTAGCACCGGCAGCGCTTCGCCACCACAGCAGCCGCCTTCAGCTCCACATACTCCAACTAGCATACAATCCACACACACCACCAATTTGGGCGTCGCCGCCAGCAATGTTGGCATGACCAGCTCAGCAAATGCAGTCGGCTCTTTTTCAGGCTTTTCCAGTTCCTATACGCAATCCAGTTTTATGCCGGTAGAGCCGAGTTCCTCAATGCTTTCATACGCGGGTACTTGGCAGAGCAATGGCGGTTATTGGAGTTCACCAGCGCCGGTGACCGGCGTGCCACCAACAGCAGTACCGGTGAATGCCAGTCAAGGCAGCAACGTTGGCCGATCGATGAGTT CTGCACACAATTCTCCATCGCCAACAAATGGAGGTTCACCCAATTACACCAGTCCTTCTCCTGGCTACACCATTCACCATCTCACACCTCATCCTTCCCATCAATATAATGTGGCACAAACGGCGGCAGCTGCAGCACATGCAGTGGATATGTACCAGAACGCCACGCCCGCACAGTCCTACGCTGCGCCCCCTACGCATCAAGTGTACCATCCAACGCCCACCTCCCCCACGCACCAGCTGTACACGAACGTATTGAATGCGCCAACGGCGTTGAGCTATGCGGGCAGCTCCTGGCATAACGGCGGCGGCGCGGAATACGGACTGTATCAGAATGCAGCTTACGGCTATCAACCGGAGTATATCCCGTTGTTGTCTGATTTGGG CTACACCTCGCATCCGCTTGAACCCGTCGAAGTTTCAAAAACTCTCGAAGATTCGCAGGCCGCCATCTACAAGTCGCCTCAGCAAACTGGCAGTGACGGCGGCAGCAGCTCAGTGCTTACTTTGGAATGCACCAACTTAAAGGCACAGTCGCCTTCGGTTGCTGTGAAATTGGAGGCCATCGACAGCGTAGTCACACCCAGTCATGAGCGCAGCTCAGCGGCTGCAAGTGCGACGGCCACATCGGTTGTAACTGCTAGCCCGAACACGCCAGGCGGTGCGTGGACGCCGCTCACCCCACCACAGAGTGCGCTGCAGTAG